A genome region from Actinopolymorpha sp. NPDC004070 includes the following:
- a CDS encoding AAA family ATPase yields the protein MTQTLLRGRSAEVDTTLRVLAETATTGRSTVLVVSGEAGLGKTALVERARAQAQRDGFTACVGKAEELDRISPMATLLLALRGGRTPLLSEGDLAAVGPLLDQQLWLVDRIAAPLEERAQQTPILIAVDDVQWADPLTLFALRLLPPRLSSSPIVWLLTARDTPATSTELSQVIPRDLPVHQITLEPLSPTAMRELATDRLGTEPGPRLARLLQGTAGNPFLVTELLEGVLSEEMVEGGDVTESGPGVPTKLRTALRRRLSGPYKDVWSLLQAGSVLGGTFSIDDAAALRRVPVSDLLPSLHGALAEGMLVDTGLHVTFRHDLIREAAYEDLTPTARRVLHRSAAEHLLATGRTPVDAAHHLMAGASAGDRDAANVLRRAAAEVAPQSPTTAVSLITHAYNLLPRRDRLRLEVGQEVVDIFVRARRVQDAIFTADELLRTSPDAETAARIHSRLARPLWDLGLDERLLDRVTEALELDGISPQVRALLLAQRALALSRSDEPDAAVRAAHVALADADEAGDVDARTTALRALGHAAATDGRYADALDFFQQVRAVHGGPAHAGELRALALLDRYDEARDGLSRSRREAEEHGGTWEVPAFGWLEAAVDLAASRLDEAEAGARTIVRLAEDLQEYGYRLQAYALLTRIAQLRGDLRQAGEYAAEARRWTRSDVRLASAQGTLSHAQWLDASGDAAGATRLLAAAADSPAALTRHTAAGYADLPTVVRIALRGKDTALAQRAALLAQQYADRNPGVATAAGSALHAKALLEDDVDLFGEAVAVLRDSPRLLSRASAAEDHGRALVAHGRRELGVAELDRAWDAYVALGATGEARRVQRRLQSTGARRRRWMATTRRPRTGWDALTDTERRVASLVAEGRTNRDVAQTLSLSPNTVGTHLRSIFGKLGVSSRVQLTREVLSRP from the coding sequence GTGACGCAGACGCTCCTTCGGGGCCGCTCGGCCGAGGTGGACACGACGCTGCGGGTGCTCGCGGAGACGGCGACCACGGGCCGGTCCACCGTGCTGGTCGTCAGCGGCGAGGCCGGGCTCGGCAAGACCGCCCTGGTGGAGAGAGCGCGCGCCCAGGCCCAACGCGACGGCTTCACCGCCTGTGTGGGCAAGGCCGAGGAGTTGGACCGTATCTCACCGATGGCCACGCTGCTGCTGGCGCTGCGGGGCGGTCGCACACCATTACTGTCCGAAGGCGACCTGGCCGCGGTCGGCCCGCTGCTGGACCAGCAACTGTGGCTGGTCGACCGGATCGCCGCACCACTTGAGGAACGCGCCCAGCAGACGCCGATCCTCATCGCCGTCGACGACGTGCAGTGGGCCGATCCGCTCACGTTGTTCGCCCTGCGGCTGCTGCCGCCCCGGCTGTCCTCCTCGCCCATCGTGTGGCTGCTCACTGCCCGCGACACGCCGGCGACGAGTACCGAACTGTCCCAGGTGATACCGCGCGACCTGCCCGTCCATCAGATCACCCTGGAACCGTTGAGCCCGACCGCGATGAGGGAGCTCGCGACCGACCGCCTCGGCACCGAACCAGGTCCCCGGTTGGCTCGTCTACTCCAAGGCACGGCCGGAAACCCGTTCCTGGTGACCGAGTTGCTCGAAGGCGTGCTGAGCGAGGAGATGGTCGAGGGAGGCGACGTCACCGAGTCGGGTCCCGGCGTACCCACCAAACTTCGTACGGCGTTGCGAAGGCGGCTTTCCGGACCGTACAAGGACGTGTGGAGCCTGCTCCAGGCCGGCTCGGTCCTGGGCGGTACCTTCTCCATCGACGACGCGGCCGCGCTGCGGCGCGTACCCGTCTCCGATCTCCTCCCCAGCCTGCACGGCGCACTCGCCGAGGGCATGCTCGTCGACACCGGGCTGCACGTGACCTTCCGGCACGACCTGATCCGGGAGGCCGCCTACGAGGACCTGACCCCGACCGCGCGCCGCGTGCTGCACCGTTCCGCGGCCGAGCACCTGCTCGCCACCGGCCGTACTCCCGTCGACGCCGCGCACCATCTGATGGCGGGTGCATCGGCCGGTGACCGGGATGCCGCGAACGTCCTGCGCCGCGCGGCCGCCGAGGTGGCGCCGCAGTCTCCGACCACGGCGGTGAGCCTGATCACCCATGCCTACAACCTGCTGCCCCGTCGTGATCGGCTCCGCCTTGAGGTGGGGCAAGAGGTGGTTGACATCTTCGTCCGCGCGCGACGGGTGCAGGACGCCATCTTCACCGCCGACGAGCTTCTGCGTACGTCACCGGACGCAGAGACCGCCGCGCGCATTCATTCCCGGCTCGCCCGCCCGCTGTGGGATCTCGGTCTCGACGAGCGACTGCTGGACCGGGTCACCGAAGCGCTGGAACTGGACGGGATCTCCCCGCAGGTGCGTGCCCTGCTACTGGCGCAACGGGCACTTGCGCTGTCCCGGTCCGACGAACCCGACGCGGCCGTGCGCGCCGCTCATGTGGCCCTCGCCGACGCCGACGAGGCGGGAGACGTCGACGCGCGTACGACCGCCCTGCGGGCGCTCGGGCATGCCGCGGCCACCGACGGCCGGTACGCCGACGCGCTGGACTTCTTCCAGCAGGTACGCGCGGTCCACGGCGGACCTGCTCACGCTGGCGAGCTGCGCGCTCTGGCACTGCTCGACCGGTACGACGAGGCACGCGACGGCCTCAGCCGGTCCCGGCGCGAGGCTGAGGAACACGGCGGAACGTGGGAGGTGCCGGCGTTCGGCTGGTTGGAGGCGGCCGTCGACCTGGCTGCCAGCCGGTTGGACGAGGCGGAGGCCGGTGCGCGCACGATCGTACGACTGGCCGAGGACCTGCAGGAGTACGGCTACCGGCTCCAGGCGTACGCCCTGCTGACCCGCATCGCCCAACTGCGCGGCGACCTGCGGCAAGCCGGAGAGTACGCGGCCGAAGCCAGGCGGTGGACGAGGTCCGACGTCCGGCTGGCCTCTGCCCAGGGGACGCTGTCACACGCTCAGTGGCTGGACGCGTCCGGTGACGCCGCCGGCGCGACCCGACTACTCGCGGCGGCCGCGGACTCACCAGCCGCGCTCACCCGGCACACCGCCGCGGGTTACGCCGACCTGCCGACCGTCGTCCGCATCGCCTTGCGGGGCAAGGACACCGCACTCGCCCAGAGGGCTGCCCTGCTCGCCCAGCAGTACGCCGACCGCAATCCAGGGGTCGCGACCGCGGCAGGAAGCGCCCTGCACGCCAAGGCGTTGCTCGAGGACGACGTGGATCTGTTCGGTGAGGCGGTCGCCGTGCTGCGGGACAGCCCCCGGCTCCTCAGCCGCGCCTCGGCTGCCGAGGACCACGGCCGGGCGCTCGTCGCGCACGGACGCCGCGAGCTGGGTGTCGCGGAACTCGACCGGGCATGGGACGCCTACGTCGCCCTCGGCGCGACCGGTGAGGCACGCCGGGTCCAGCGCCGCCTCCAGTCGACCGGTGCACGTCGGCGCCGCTGGATGGCGACGACCCGTCGTCCCAGAACCGGCTGGGACGCGCTCACCGACACCGAACGCCGGGTCGCCTCCCTGGTGGCCGAGGGGCGTACGAATCGTGACGTCGCGCAGACACTGAGTCTGTCGCCGAACACCGTCGGCACCCACCTGCGCTCGATCTTCGGCAAGCTCGGCGTCAGCTCCCGGGTCCAGCTGACCCGGGAGGTCCTGAGCCGGCCGTGA
- a CDS encoding ABC transporter ATP-binding protein, translating into MTSTPTTPTTAATPVHTVQNPLLEVEGLVVHYQVRGAGTVVRRRETVHAVDGVDLSLGTHQTLGLVGESGCGKSTTGRSVLLLERPTAGSVRFEGRDLTSMSRRELSGLRRRMQIVFQDPVGSLNPRHTVGQLLREPLHVHRLVPKERQRERVEELLDLVGLPTDAVSRFPHEFSGGQCQRIGIARALAAEPSFLVLDEPVSALDVSIQAQILQLLTDLQDRLGLSYLFIAHDLAVVGQMSDRVAVMYLGKIVEIAERDSLYARPHHPYTQGLFSAVPVPDPMLSRKHGDTVVGGEVPSSLAPPAGCRFHTRCPLARERCRTEEPPLEQVASGHRVACHFADEAVRNNPFDVAPTVEH; encoded by the coding sequence ATGACGTCGACACCCACCACCCCCACGACCGCGGCAACACCGGTGCACACCGTGCAGAATCCGCTGCTGGAGGTGGAAGGGCTGGTGGTCCACTACCAGGTCCGCGGTGCGGGCACGGTGGTCAGACGGCGGGAGACCGTCCACGCGGTGGACGGAGTCGACCTCTCCCTCGGCACGCACCAGACACTCGGCCTGGTCGGTGAGAGCGGTTGCGGGAAGAGCACCACCGGCCGTTCGGTCCTGCTCCTCGAACGTCCGACCGCGGGTTCAGTCCGGTTCGAGGGGCGGGACCTGACGAGCATGAGCCGTCGAGAACTCAGCGGACTCCGCCGGCGGATGCAGATCGTCTTCCAGGATCCTGTCGGCTCCCTCAACCCACGGCACACCGTGGGCCAACTCCTTCGTGAACCTCTCCACGTACACCGTCTTGTTCCCAAGGAACGCCAACGCGAACGCGTGGAGGAGCTCCTCGACCTCGTGGGCCTTCCCACGGATGCGGTCTCCCGCTTTCCGCACGAGTTCAGTGGCGGGCAGTGCCAACGGATCGGGATCGCGCGGGCCCTCGCGGCCGAGCCGTCCTTCCTCGTTCTGGACGAGCCGGTGTCCGCCCTCGACGTGTCGATCCAGGCGCAGATCCTCCAGCTGCTGACAGATCTGCAGGACCGGCTGGGTCTGTCCTACCTCTTCATCGCCCACGACCTCGCCGTCGTCGGGCAGATGAGCGACCGGGTGGCGGTGATGTACCTCGGGAAGATCGTGGAGATCGCCGAGCGCGACTCGCTGTACGCACGACCTCATCATCCCTACACACAGGGCCTCTTCTCCGCCGTCCCTGTTCCCGACCCGATGCTCAGCCGGAAGCACGGGGACACCGTCGTGGGTGGTGAGGTTCCGAGCTCGCTGGCCCCTCCCGCCGGCTGCCGGTTCCACACCCGGTGCCCGCTGGCCCGGGAGCGCTGCCGTACCGAGGAACCGCCGCTGGAGCAGGTCGCGTCCGGCCATCGGGTCGCCTGTCACTTCGCTGACGAGGCCGTACGCAACAACCCGTTCGACGTGGCACCCACAGTCGAGCATTGA
- a CDS encoding ABC transporter ATP-binding protein — MRDDQQPQSLDSRPLLEVKDLQVSFRLERSTIYAVQGLDLRVGAGERLGVVGESGSGKSVTAQSVLRMVPSPGRITGGDIVFAGESLLAQPEHRMRHIRGRQIGMIPQNPMTSLNPVLTVEDHFDEVLSLHLGLSGAERRDRTVELLRSVGIPDPATRMREYPHRLSGGQLQRVMIALAMACRPRLLIADEPTTALDVTIQAQILKLFDDLVAESNVGAILITHNLGIVAGHCDRVVVMYAGRVMETATVTDLFAHPAHPYTLGLLRCVPRLTATRTRKFHAIPGLPPRVTERVDGCPFAPRCERATDTCRTRTPPLDDIRPGHSIACWHPVTDATEVA, encoded by the coding sequence ATGCGCGACGACCAGCAACCACAAAGCCTCGACAGCCGGCCGCTGCTGGAGGTCAAGGATCTACAGGTCTCCTTCCGCCTGGAGCGCAGCACCATCTACGCCGTACAGGGACTGGACCTACGGGTGGGCGCCGGTGAGCGGCTCGGCGTCGTGGGTGAGAGCGGCTCCGGCAAGAGCGTCACGGCCCAGTCCGTCTTGCGCATGGTGCCCTCACCCGGGCGAATCACCGGGGGTGACATCGTGTTCGCCGGAGAAAGCCTGCTCGCCCAACCCGAGCATCGAATGCGGCACATCCGCGGCCGGCAGATCGGCATGATCCCGCAGAACCCCATGACGTCGCTCAACCCCGTACTGACCGTGGAAGACCACTTCGACGAGGTCCTGTCACTGCATCTGGGCCTGTCCGGGGCCGAACGCCGCGACCGGACGGTCGAACTCCTGCGGTCGGTGGGGATCCCCGACCCCGCGACCCGCATGCGCGAGTACCCGCACCGCCTGAGTGGTGGTCAGCTGCAGCGGGTGATGATCGCGCTGGCGATGGCGTGCCGGCCGCGGCTGCTGATCGCGGACGAGCCGACCACCGCCTTGGACGTCACCATCCAGGCGCAGATCCTCAAGCTGTTCGACGATCTGGTCGCGGAGTCGAATGTCGGAGCGATCCTGATCACGCACAACCTGGGCATCGTCGCCGGGCACTGCGACCGGGTCGTCGTGATGTACGCCGGCAGGGTAATGGAGACCGCCACGGTCACCGATCTGTTCGCTCACCCCGCTCACCCCTACACGCTGGGTCTGCTGCGGTGCGTGCCGAGGCTGACGGCGACCAGGACCCGTAAGTTCCATGCCATTCCCGGCCTGCCTCCCCGCGTGACCGAGCGAGTCGACGGCTGCCCGTTCGCCCCGCGTTGTGAGCGCGCCACCGACACCTGTCGTACTCGGACTCCTCCCCTGGACGACATCCGGCCGGGTCACTCGATCGCCTGCTGGCACCCGGTCACCGACGCAACGGAGGTCGCGTGA
- a CDS encoding ABC transporter permease, with translation MTVALERSTARRSKSGFWHAAWYRYRRNRLALVSGVIAVLILLVATLAPLIAPYGYAAQDLSQSLVGPSLHHLLGTDELGRDLLSRAIYGAQTSMTIAVGAPLVGALIGIPIGVASGWFGGIVDAITLRAFEIFTMVPQILLALLLIALFGSGVLKLLLFLGVTAWVGFARLARAQYIALRDRDFVVAARAMGVPTWRIITVHVLPSAVGPLIVFFVQQIPATVFAAAGFSFLGLGVQDPIADWGKMINDGQQYLTINLTVALLPIVCIALATLTFSFAGDGLRDALDPTSR, from the coding sequence ATGACCGTGGCACTGGAACGCTCGACCGCACGGCGCTCGAAGTCCGGATTCTGGCACGCGGCGTGGTACCGCTACCGGCGCAACCGGCTCGCGCTCGTCAGCGGCGTCATCGCCGTGCTCATCCTGCTGGTCGCCACGCTGGCACCACTCATCGCCCCGTACGGCTACGCCGCCCAGGACCTCAGCCAGTCCCTGGTCGGCCCGAGCCTGCACCACCTGCTGGGCACCGACGAGTTGGGCAGGGACCTGCTGAGCCGGGCGATCTACGGCGCGCAGACCTCGATGACCATCGCCGTCGGCGCGCCGCTCGTCGGCGCACTGATCGGAATCCCGATCGGAGTCGCGAGCGGGTGGTTCGGTGGGATCGTCGACGCGATCACCCTGCGGGCCTTCGAGATCTTCACGATGGTGCCGCAGATTCTGCTGGCCCTGTTGCTGATCGCGCTGTTCGGGTCCGGCGTACTGAAGCTGCTGCTCTTCCTCGGGGTGACGGCGTGGGTCGGGTTCGCCCGGCTCGCACGCGCGCAGTACATCGCGCTGCGAGACCGTGACTTCGTGGTCGCCGCCAGAGCCATGGGTGTGCCGACGTGGCGGATCATCACCGTGCACGTGCTGCCGAGCGCGGTCGGGCCGCTGATCGTCTTCTTCGTTCAGCAGATCCCGGCCACCGTCTTCGCCGCGGCGGGGTTCAGCTTCCTCGGACTCGGTGTGCAGGATCCGATCGCGGACTGGGGAAAGATGATCAACGACGGTCAGCAGTACCTCACCATCAATCTCACCGTCGCCCTCCTGCCCATCGTCTGCATCGCGCTCGCGACCCTGACGTTCAGCTTCGCCGGGGACGGTCTGCGCGACGCCCTCGACCCGACCTCGAGGTAG
- a CDS encoding ABC transporter permease: MVAYLARRFLTLLLVMFVVTMLIFGLMHAVPGGPFDQTQQPLPGPAMANVMRKYGLDQPIWRQYLNWLWALLHGDLGIPFEQPTMTVTGLIAKAWPITLVIGGLTILVSYVGGLVMGCAAALRHNTWLDWLLTSAVSTVGVALPNYVVGFLLISLFSVKLGWLPVGGWGQPQDLILPVIAFSLYPMALMARYTRASTLEVTYADYVRMGRARGLSERRLTVRYILRTALIPLITIMGPNIPNILTGSIFIEATFALPGLGSYFTTASLHRDYPLILALVLIVAVLWGTCYILSDVAYTLVDPRVRLEGLSR, translated from the coding sequence TTGGTTGCCTATCTCGCCCGAAGGTTCCTGACCCTGCTACTCGTTATGTTCGTCGTGACCATGCTCATCTTCGGACTCATGCACGCCGTGCCCGGTGGACCGTTCGACCAGACCCAGCAGCCCCTTCCGGGTCCCGCCATGGCGAACGTCATGCGCAAGTACGGACTGGACCAGCCGATCTGGCGGCAGTACCTCAACTGGCTGTGGGCCCTCCTGCACGGCGACCTGGGCATTCCGTTCGAGCAGCCGACGATGACGGTGACCGGGCTGATCGCCAAGGCCTGGCCGATCACGCTCGTCATCGGCGGCCTCACGATCCTGGTCTCCTACGTCGGCGGCCTGGTGATGGGTTGTGCCGCGGCGTTGCGGCACAACACCTGGCTGGACTGGCTGCTCACCTCGGCGGTGTCGACCGTGGGCGTGGCGCTGCCCAACTACGTCGTCGGCTTCCTGCTCATCTCGCTGTTCTCGGTCAAGCTCGGGTGGTTGCCCGTGGGCGGCTGGGGCCAGCCGCAGGACCTCATCCTTCCTGTCATCGCGTTCTCGCTGTATCCGATGGCGCTGATGGCCAGATACACCAGGGCAAGCACCCTCGAGGTGACCTATGCCGACTACGTACGCATGGGACGGGCGCGCGGGTTGTCCGAACGGCGACTCACCGTGCGCTACATCCTGCGTACCGCACTCATCCCCCTGATCACGATCATGGGCCCGAACATCCCGAACATCCTCACCGGGTCGATCTTCATCGAGGCGACCTTCGCTCTTCCCGGGCTCGGGAGCTACTTCACCACGGCCAGTCTGCACCGCGACTATCCGCTGATCCTCGCTCTGGTGCTCATCGTCGCGGTGCTGTGGGGGACCTGCTACATCCTGAGCGACGTCGCCTACACACTCGTCGATCCTCGGGTGCGACTGGAGGGACTCTCCCGATGA
- a CDS encoding peptide ABC transporter substrate-binding protein, which yields MSDLSSGQSARLPHLTRRGFLVGASALTLAACGNTQKATSGAGSKNALGLKLPAGAASAGDQYYVLPFDSTGASYKALDFYENVYSRAPLADQFNIPLVRLNQNYQIVPGAAGGWEQSADKNSWTFHLRKGIMWSDGKELTATDYVETLRYSADPKHAWDFSWFWSGVIKNYTDAVAGKVPTSSIGVKQGKDKYTLVIETEGPVAYIPSACLYTTPLSAAALHKYGSGSYNINPATCVTCGPYTLTKFDPTAQVVLGPNKKYTGPFKPPIDTLVGKIYAGGDMLPRFQTGQVDQLSVTPLDLKIAAKNPKTKALHLYKNPNDFEIWYTFFDTKKAPFDNVKVRQALAHSVDRDSLIKSLLAPLATPAYGYLTPGYPFAVEDPLKPYTNYDPAKAKSLLAQAGYPNGKGFPPVKFYWWANAVSNTEAVVQALTHTWNSTLGINIQLQQLDKTTFYARMNKKPTEIQMGFVSYGMDYFDASNMLSVYKSDGRHNWNNAQYDKLLAKGAAESKPPARQEIYTEAQVQLTKEAPGVFIFHLLYGYYYAPYMQGKALSKNKNGYDGIQWPGFGATSDSLQGLYVAQNKQNWPRQKPSGIS from the coding sequence ATGAGCGATCTATCGAGCGGACAGTCCGCACGCCTTCCACACCTGACCCGCCGAGGGTTCCTGGTAGGTGCCTCGGCACTGACCCTCGCCGCCTGTGGCAACACCCAGAAGGCCACCAGCGGCGCAGGAAGCAAGAACGCACTCGGCCTGAAGCTTCCCGCCGGTGCGGCCTCCGCCGGCGACCAGTACTACGTCCTGCCGTTCGATTCCACGGGCGCCAGCTACAAGGCCCTCGACTTCTACGAGAACGTCTACTCTCGCGCCCCGCTGGCGGACCAGTTCAACATCCCCCTGGTACGGCTCAACCAGAACTACCAGATCGTCCCGGGCGCGGCCGGCGGCTGGGAGCAGTCCGCCGACAAGAACAGCTGGACGTTCCATCTCCGCAAGGGGATCATGTGGTCCGACGGCAAGGAGCTCACCGCCACCGACTACGTCGAGACGCTGCGGTATTCCGCCGATCCCAAGCACGCATGGGACTTCAGCTGGTTCTGGTCCGGTGTCATCAAGAACTACACCGACGCGGTCGCGGGCAAGGTGCCGACCAGCTCGATCGGTGTGAAGCAGGGGAAGGACAAGTACACCCTCGTCATCGAGACCGAGGGACCCGTCGCCTACATCCCGTCCGCCTGCCTCTACACCACGCCGCTGTCGGCCGCGGCACTGCACAAGTACGGTTCGGGCAGCTACAACATCAACCCGGCGACCTGTGTCACCTGTGGGCCGTACACACTCACCAAGTTCGACCCCACCGCCCAGGTCGTTCTCGGGCCGAACAAGAAGTACACCGGCCCCTTCAAGCCGCCGATCGACACCCTGGTGGGCAAGATCTACGCCGGCGGCGACATGCTCCCGCGCTTCCAGACCGGGCAGGTCGACCAGCTGAGCGTGACTCCGCTGGACCTGAAGATCGCGGCCAAGAACCCGAAGACGAAGGCCCTCCACCTCTACAAGAACCCGAACGACTTCGAGATCTGGTACACCTTCTTCGACACGAAGAAGGCACCCTTCGACAACGTGAAGGTCCGCCAGGCCCTGGCACACAGCGTCGACCGGGACTCCCTGATCAAGAGCCTGCTCGCACCTCTCGCCACTCCGGCGTACGGCTACCTCACACCGGGCTACCCCTTCGCTGTCGAGGATCCGCTGAAGCCCTACACCAACTACGACCCCGCGAAGGCCAAGTCCCTGCTCGCGCAGGCGGGATACCCCAACGGCAAGGGCTTCCCTCCGGTGAAGTTCTACTGGTGGGCGAACGCGGTCTCCAACACCGAGGCGGTCGTGCAGGCGCTGACCCACACGTGGAACTCCACACTCGGCATCAACATCCAGCTCCAGCAACTGGACAAGACCACCTTCTACGCAAGGATGAACAAGAAGCCGACCGAGATCCAGATGGGCTTCGTGTCCTACGGCATGGACTACTTCGACGCGTCGAACATGCTCAGCGTCTACAAGAGCGACGGCCGGCACAACTGGAACAACGCGCAGTACGACAAGCTGCTGGCGAAGGGCGCGGCCGAGAGCAAGCCCCCAGCGCGCCAGGAGATCTACACCGAGGCGCAGGTCCAGTTGACCAAGGAAGCGCCGGGAGTGTTCATCTTCCACCTGCTCTACGGCTACTACTACGCCCCTTACATGCAGGGCAAGGCCCTGTCGAAGAACAAGAACGGCTACGACGGCATCCAGTGGCCCGGGTTCGGCGCGACCAGCGACTCCCTCCAGGGGCTCTACGTCGCACAGAACAAACAGAACTGGCCCCGCCAGAAGCCGAGTGGCATCTCCTGA
- a CDS encoding FCD domain-containing protein, with product MIDPFRSSGLNVVSRKRLTDQTAAALRDYILTNRLAVGTRLPAEPSLAQSLGVSRNVLRQAVASLEALGMLRVTQGSGTYVADVADTEVFAQIAAWMGSDDLTEQDYLEVRSIWERGIYELVIDRASPSDLDRLDEVSSAMVNAEDTGKAAALHEEFHDVLLRATGNQFLVTIGTILHNFFWEFGYRRALVRKPPVERLLESHRSIVQLLRTRDPGNIRQMIDLHLSPDDGDERAEEKEGRAT from the coding sequence ATGATTGACCCATTCCGAAGCAGCGGTCTGAACGTCGTCTCTCGCAAGCGCCTCACCGACCAGACCGCAGCAGCCCTTCGCGACTACATCCTGACCAACCGCCTTGCGGTCGGCACCCGCCTTCCAGCAGAGCCCAGCCTCGCCCAGTCGCTCGGGGTCAGTCGCAACGTGCTCAGGCAGGCGGTCGCATCACTGGAGGCACTGGGGATGCTGCGCGTAACGCAGGGCAGCGGCACCTATGTCGCCGACGTCGCCGACACGGAGGTGTTCGCGCAGATCGCCGCCTGGATGGGCTCGGACGACCTGACCGAGCAGGACTACCTCGAGGTCCGCTCCATCTGGGAGCGCGGAATCTATGAGCTGGTCATCGACCGGGCATCCCCGTCCGACCTGGACCGTCTCGACGAGGTCAGTTCGGCGATGGTGAACGCCGAGGACACCGGCAAGGCCGCCGCGCTCCACGAGGAGTTCCACGACGTTCTGCTCCGTGCCACCGGAAACCAGTTCCTGGTAACGATCGGGACCATCCTCCACAACTTCTTCTGGGAGTTCGGTTACCGGCGGGCGCTGGTCCGAAAACCACCGGTGGAAAGGCTTCTCGAGAGTCACCGTTCGATAGTGCAGCTGCTACGGACGCGTGACCCAGGAAACATCCGTCAGATGATCGACCTGCACCTGTCGCCAGATGACGGCGACGAGCGCGCCGAGGAGAAGGAGGGGCGCGCCACCTAG
- a CDS encoding GNAT family N-acetyltransferase, translated as MTVNQSFLLRQALPDDAPAIAEIWNAGWHDGHDGRVPEELVSARDPESFRTRAAQRVADATVAESSGEVAGFVMVVSDEVEQMYVAAHHRGTGVAGLLLDEAELQIRAAGHEEAWLAVVPGNARARRFYERHGWRDAGPFDYAAAGEHGPIPVPCRRYVKHLTTER; from the coding sequence GTGACCGTCAACCAGAGCTTTCTCCTGCGTCAAGCGCTGCCTGACGATGCGCCGGCCATCGCCGAGATCTGGAACGCGGGCTGGCACGACGGCCACGACGGGCGGGTGCCCGAGGAACTGGTCTCGGCGCGTGACCCGGAGTCGTTCCGCACCAGGGCGGCGCAACGAGTAGCTGACGCCACGGTCGCCGAATCCTCGGGCGAGGTCGCGGGGTTCGTCATGGTGGTATCCGACGAGGTGGAACAGATGTACGTCGCCGCTCACCATCGGGGAACCGGCGTGGCCGGTCTGCTCCTCGACGAGGCCGAACTACAGATCCGTGCGGCCGGGCACGAGGAGGCCTGGCTCGCCGTCGTTCCCGGAAACGCCCGGGCGCGCCGTTTCTACGAACGCCACGGTTGGCGCGACGCCGGCCCGTTCGACTATGCGGCCGCCGGTGAGCACGGCCCCATCCCCGTGCCCTGCCGCAGGTATGTCAAGCACCTGACAACCGAACGCTGA
- a CDS encoding aminoglycoside phosphotransferase family protein has translation MIGEVAALVVTEIPEELRRATIPREGGTAWLASLPALLDELLQRWNCVPDGPAVGGKVGIVLPAKSGAYGDVVLKVSFPHPANVHEPEAYRTWRGRGAVQLWERDDERFALLLERVGAERPYEVLPVDDAIRLAGVLVRRLAVPAPPDLPRVSDWAPEWAEIVDRAAGRLPARVVDTARDTVRDLCHDQPDTMVHGDLHLNNVLRGVREPWQVIDPSGWVGDPAFDASTLLRTTAVGGREVGLIAPEHFEPAVHRWLAIFAEAAELDREHVRRWAQVRAVVRAQQHFEWKTPRHDQETNDEFASILT, from the coding sequence GTGATCGGGGAGGTCGCTGCACTCGTGGTGACGGAGATTCCGGAGGAGCTACGGCGGGCGACCATCCCGCGCGAGGGCGGAACCGCGTGGCTGGCGTCGTTACCTGCCCTGCTGGACGAGCTTCTGCAGCGCTGGAACTGCGTGCCCGATGGCCCGGCGGTCGGCGGCAAGGTCGGCATCGTGCTTCCGGCCAAGTCCGGCGCGTACGGTGACGTCGTACTCAAGGTGTCCTTTCCGCACCCGGCCAACGTGCACGAGCCGGAGGCCTACCGGACGTGGCGCGGCCGCGGAGCCGTGCAGCTGTGGGAACGCGACGACGAGCGGTTCGCGCTGTTGCTGGAGCGCGTGGGCGCAGAGCGGCCGTACGAAGTGCTACCGGTCGACGACGCGATCCGGCTCGCGGGAGTCCTCGTTCGCCGGCTCGCCGTACCCGCTCCCCCGGACCTGCCGCGCGTCTCCGACTGGGCGCCGGAATGGGCCGAGATCGTCGACCGGGCGGCGGGCCGGCTCCCCGCTCGCGTCGTGGACACCGCCCGCGACACGGTGCGGGACCTCTGCCATGACCAGCCGGACACGATGGTGCACGGCGACCTGCACCTGAACAACGTGCTGCGAGGCGTACGGGAACCCTGGCAGGTCATCGATCCCAGCGGGTGGGTCGGCGACCCGGCGTTCGACGCCTCGACCCTGCTCCGCACCACCGCAGTCGGAGGCCGCGAGGTGGGGCTCATCGCCCCGGAACACTTCGAACCAGCCGTGCACCGGTGGTTGGCGATCTTCGCCGAGGCGGCCGAACTCGACCGGGAGCACGTACGCCGGTGGGCTCAGGTCCGTGCTGTCGTCCGGGCCCAGCAGCACTTCGAGTGGAAGACCCCACGGCACGACCAGGAGACCAACGACGAGTTCGCGAGCATCCTGACCTGA